Proteins encoded together in one Camelina sativa cultivar DH55 chromosome 9, Cs, whole genome shotgun sequence window:
- the LOC104713609 gene encoding 40S ribosomal protein S25-2-like — MAPKKDKVPPPSSKPAKSGGGKQKKKKWSKGKQKEKVNNMVLFDQATYDKLLTEAPKFKHITPSILSDRLRINGSLARRAIRELMAKGLIRMVSAHSSQQIYTRATNT; from the exons ATG GCGCCTAAGAAGGATAAGGTTCCACCGCCGTCATCAAAGCCGGCTAAATCCGGAGGtggaaagcaaaagaagaag AAGTGGAGCAAAGGAAAGCAAAAGGAGAAGGTGAACAACATGGTCTTGTTTGATCAAGCCACTTATGACAAGCTTCTCACTGAAGCACCTAAGTTCAAGCACATTACTCCATCGATTCTCTCTGACCGTCTGAGG ATTAATGGGTCTCTAGCAAGGAGGGCAATAAGGGAGCTAATGGCTAAGGGTTTGATCAGGATGGTATCTGCTCACTCGAGCCAGCAGATCTACACTCGTGCCACCAACACCTAA
- the LOC104713610 gene encoding probable glucose-1-phosphate adenylyltransferase large subunit, chloroplastic — translation MDSSYTFALGTSSSILPKLCFKNLENRFWGDKINNNNNGVFKRFRSDFGSKKFGNQKFKHGVVYAVATSNNPKETMTVKPSMFERRKADPQNVAAIILGGGNGAKLFPLTKRAATPAVPLGGCYRLIDIPMSNCINSCINKIFVLTQFNSASLNRHLARTYFGNGINFGGGFVEVLAATQTPGEAGKKWFQGTADAVRKFLWVFEDAKNRNIENILILSGDHLYRMNYMDFVQSHVDSNADVTLSCAPVSESRASNFGLVKMDRGGRVIQFSEKPTGNDLKSMQTDTTMLGLSHEEATDTPYIASMGVYCFKTEALLNLLTRQYPSSNDFGSEVIPAAIRDHDVQGYIFRDYWEDIGTIKTFYEANLALVEERPKFEFYDPDTPFYTSPRFLPPTKTEKCRMVDSIISHGCFLRECSVQRSIIGERSRLDYGVELQDTLMLGADYYQTESEIASLLAEGKVPIGIGKDTKIRKCIIDKNAKIGKNVIIMNKGDVQEADRPEEGFYIRSGITVIVEKATIQDGTVI, via the exons ATGGATTCTTCTTACACCTTTGCCTTGGGGACAAGCAGTTCTATTTTGCCAAAACTCTGTTTCAAGAACTTAGAAAACAGATTTTGGGGTGacaagatcaacaacaacaacaatggtgtCTTTAAACGTTTTAGATCAGATTTTGGCTCCAAGAAGTTTGGGAATCAAAAGTTCAAGCATGGTGTTGTTTACGCTGTTGCCACTTCAAATAATCCAAAAGAGACTATG ACAGTGAAGCCGTCGATGTTTGAGAGAAGAAAGGCAGACCCGCAAAACGTGGCTGCAATCATTCTAGGAGGAGGCAATGGAGCTAAACTCTTCCCTCTTACAAAGAGAGCAGCAACACCTGCT GTTCCTCTTGGTGGATGCTACAGGTTGATCGATATCCCGATGAGTAACTGCATTAACAGCTGTATAAACAAGATCTTTGTGCTTACACAGTTCAACTCGGCTTCCCTAAATCGACATTTAGCTCGTACTTATTTTGGGAATGGCATAAACTTTGGAGGTGGTTTTGTAGAG GTTCTTGCTGCTACGCAAACACCAGGGGAAGCTGGGAAGAAGTGGTTTCAAGGAACAGCTGATGCTGTCAGAAAATTCCTCTGGGTGTTTGAG GATGCCAAGAACAGGAACATTGAGAACATACTTATTTTGTCTGGAGATCATCTCTATAGAATGAACTACATGGATTTTGTTCAg TCTCATGTAGATAGTAACGCAGATGTTACTCTTTCGTGCGCACCAGTCAGTGAAAG CCGTGCATCGAATTTTGGTCTAGTGAAGATGGATCGAGGAGGACGTGTGATCCAATTCTCTGAGAAGCCAACAGGAAACGATCTAAAATCAATG CAAACGGACACAACAATGCTTGGACTGTCCCATGAAGAAGCAACAGATACTCCATACATTGCGTCAATGGGAGTTTATTGTTTCAAAACTGAAGCTTTGCTGAACCTTCTAACAAGACAGTATCCGAGTTCCAATGACTTTGGATCTGAAGTCATTCCTGCAGCCATAAGAGATCATGATGTTCAA GGATATATTTTCCGGGATTACTGGGAGGATATTGGAACTATAAAGACATTCTATGAGGCTAACTTAGCTCTTGTTGAGGAG CGACCAAAATTTGAGTTCTATGATCCAGACACTCCATTCTACACATCTCCTCGGTTCCTACCACCAACCAAAACTGAGAAATGCCGT ATGGTAGATTCCATAATCTCACACGGATGTTTCCTGCGAGAATGCAGCGTTCAACGTTCCATCATTGGTGAAAGGTCACGTCTAGACTATGGAGTTGAGCTTCAG gATACATTGATGTTAGGTGCAGATTACTACCAAACTGAATCTGAGATTGCATCACTATTAGCAGAAGGAAAGGTTCCAATTGGTATTGGTAAAGACACAAAGATCAG GAAATGCATCATTGACAAGAATGCCAAGATCGGTAAAAACGTGATCATCATGAACAAAGGA GATGTTCAAGAAGCGGATAGGCCAGAGGAAGGATTCTACATACGATCTGGAATCACTGTGATAGTCGAAAAGGCGACAATTCAAGATGGTACTGTCATATGA
- the LOC104713611 gene encoding protein RER1B yields MDGSGGDSGSLATPVQKKAHEAWRVYQYYLDKTTPHSTYRWIGTLVVFLIYCLRVFSIQGFYIISYGLGIYLLNLLIGFLSPLVDPELEVSDGATLPTRGSDEFKPFIRRLPEFKFWYSMTKAFCIAFLMTFFSVFDVPVFWPILLCYWIVLFVLTMRRQIAHMIKHKYIPFSIGKQKYSGRRSSASSGGGSRAD; encoded by the exons ATGGATGGAAGCGGTGGTGACAGTGGTTCGTTGGCTACACCTGTGCAAAAGAAGGCACATGAAGCATGGAGGGTTTACCAATACTATCTGGACAAGACTACACCTCATTCAACTTACAGGTGGATCGGAACACTTGTTGTCTTTCTTATCTACTGTTTGAGGGTTTTCTCTATTCAGGGCTTCTACATCATCTCCTATGGTCTTGGAATCTACCTCCTGAATCTGCTTATCGGATTCTTGTCGCCTCTTGTTGACCCTGAGCTCGAGGTCTCTGATGGAGCTACTCTGCCTACTCGAGGTTCTGATGAGTTCAAGCCATTTATCCGCCGTCTGCCTGAGTTCAAATTCTG GTACTCCATGACTAAGGCATTCTGCATAGCCTTTCTCATGACGTTCTTCTCGGTCTTTGACGTTCCTGTCTTCTGGCCCATATTGCTTTGCTACTGGATTGTTCTCTTTGTCCTCACTATGAGACGCCAGATCGCCCACATGATTAAGCACAAGTACATTCCTTTCAGCATTGGAAAACAG AAATATAGCGGGCGGAGATCTTCTGCGAGCAGCGGTGGGGGCTCTCGTGCCGATTGA
- the LOC104713612 gene encoding putative pectinesterase 11 has translation MGYSKMALYKTNSERSIANYNHIIIITNIFILSTIISSSMASSSSSSIDFSTAILIRVDQSGKGDFNKIQEAIESIPPNLNNSQLYYIWVKPGIYREKVVIPADKPYITLSGTRASNTFLIWNDGEDILESPTLTIFASDFVCRFLTIQNKFGTAGRAVALRAAADKAAFYGCVITSYQDTLLDDNGNHYFKNCYIEGATDFICGSASSLYEKCHLHSLSPNNGSITAQMRTSATEKSGFTFLGCKITGSGSTFLGRPWGAYSRVVFAYSYFSNVVAPQGWNQWGDSTKQNTVYYGEYKCYGPGADRTQRVKWSKQLSDDEATVFLSKDFIGGKDWLRPAPSHFKVAPKSNPK, from the exons ATGGGTTATTCCAAGATGGCTCTTTATAAAACAAACTCCGAACGTTCAATTGCTAACTATAATCATATCATAATAATCACCAATATTTTCATTCTCTCTACAATCATATCTTCatccatggcttcttcttcgtcgtcttccaTTGATTTTTCTACTGCTATTCTAATAAGGGTTGATCAATCGGGCAAAGGAGACTTCAATAAGATTCAAGAAGCAATTGAATCTATCCCTCCCAATCTAAACAACTCCCAACTCTATTACATATGGGTCAAGCCTGGAATTTACCG agaaaaagtgGTGATTCCTGCCGATAAACCATACATAACATTGAGTGGAACACGAGCTTCCAACACCTTTCTCATATGGAACGATGGTGAAGACATTTTGGAATCACCCACTCTCACAATCTTCGCATCCGATTTCGTATGCCGATTTCTCACTATTCAG AATAAGTTTGGGACGGCCGGACGAGCGGTTGCGCTGCGCGCGGCCGCGGATAAAGCAGCATTCTACGGATGCGTGATAACGTCATACCAAGACACTCTCCTTGACGACAATGGAAACCATTACTTCAAGAACTGCTATATTGAAGGAGCCACCGATTTCATCTGTGGAAGCGCTTCTTCTCTCTATGAA AAGTGTCATTTGCACTCGTTGTCGCCTAATAATGGGTCGATAACGGCACAAATGAGAACGTCGGCAACGGAGAAATCAGGGTTTACATTCTTGGGATGCAAGATAACCGGATCAGGTTCCACGtttttgggaagaccatgggGAGCTTACTCTAGGGTTGTCTTTGCTTATTCCTACTTCTCCAACGTCGTCGCACCTCAGGGATGGAACCAATGGGGAGACTCAACGAAACAAAA TACTGTATATTATGGTGAATACAAATGTTATGGTCCCGGAGCAGACAGGACCCAAAGGGTGAAATGGTCGAAACAATTATCGGACGACGAAGCAACCGTCTTCTTGAGCAAGGACTTTATCGGTGGCAAAGACTGGCTCCGACCTGCGCCTTCTCACTTCAAAGTTGCTCCCAAATCTaacccaaaataa
- the LOC104715887 gene encoding putative F-box protein At1g76830 produces MEVESSLAKKIETRPQVLLVTNDYDLRTPNECRGLFRSINQEEEPLLSSGQKHISSFTQGTKGGFVTASPPVRGLICFHEVKEDLYRFAIFNPATKTCRALARIQADKKTLETHFGYDEINDAFKLLCIKSKLENLWDLTYEVLTVGRPGEEESWRRIECKVPHTSVSHHGVFDDRGTLYYLAQCKYDDTHTKNDIMSFNFSSEEFTPIPSPDGVDLINIGNWRLVNYDKKIVLVDDKNGFAYEPNGDVYFDIWPVFEERRRILIRNWRDYARGPANELCDYYRFRGTTRRGELVFSPTKVTTEGSVTVIFYNTSTQTFRKSVVQLLGPGHENRYVDTFLDYVHSPLPVV; encoded by the coding sequence atggaggTCGAAAGTAGTTTGGCCAAGAAGATAGAAACAAGGCCCCAAGTGTTACTCGTTACCAACGACTACGACTTGAGAACACCTAACGAATGCCGTGGGTTATTCCGCTCTATAAATCAAGAGGAGGAACCTCTGTTGTCGTCTGGTCAAAAACATATCAGCAGCTTCACTCAAGGAACAAAAGGAGGATTTGTTACTGCTTCTCCACCCGTCCGAGGTTTGATCTGTTTTCATGAAGTAAAAGAAGATCTCTATAGATTTGCGATTTTCAATCCGGCTACGAAAACTTGTCGGGCTTTAGCAAGAATCCAAGCGGATAAAAAAACGTTGGAAACTCATTTCGGATACGATGAAATAAATGATGCATTCAAGTTGTTATGTATAAAGTCCAAACTCGAAAATTTATGGGACCTAACATATGAGGTTTTGACGGTGGGACGGCCGGGTGAAGAAGAATCTTGGAGAAGAATCGAATGCAAAGTTCCTCATACTTCGGTTAGTCATCATGGAGTATTTGACGACAGAGGAACTTTGTACTACCTAGCTCAATGCAAGTATGATGATACTCACACCAAGAATGATATAATGAGCTTCAACTTCAGCTCTGAAGAATTTACACCCATTCCATCACCTGACGGAGTCGATCTGATCAATATAGGTAATTGGAGACTTGTCAATTACGACAAGAAAATTGTGTTGGTGGACGACAAAAATGGTTTCGCTTATGAGCCAAACGGCGATGTGTACTTTGATATTTGGCCGGTTTTCGAAGAACGACGACGCATACTGATTCGTAACTGGAGAGACTACGCTAGAGGTCCTGCTAATGAACTATGTGACTACTATCGCTTCCGAGGTACCACAAGAAGAGGCGAGCTTGTTTTCTCACCAACTAAGGTTACGACAGAGGGGTCAGTCACTGTGATCTTTTACAATACGAGTACGCAAACATTTAGAAAATCCGTGGTTCAACTTTTGGGTCCAGGTCATGAGAACCGTTACGTTGATACATTCTTGGATTATGTCCATAGTCCTCTGCCTGTCGTCTGA
- the LOC104713613 gene encoding uncharacterized protein LOC104713613 produces the protein MDALPEDEEYTYREVMLPSLIPMVPEPELERESGERRRGRDVIVSVDHGPNSKHAFDWALVHFCRLADTLHLVHAVSSVKNDVVYETSQALLEKLAVEAFQVAMVKCVARVIEGDAGKVICKEAERLKPAAVIMGTRGRSLVRSVLQGSVSEYCFHNCKSAPVIIVPGTEAGDESIVDWKRSGDLKD, from the exons ATGGATGCTTTGCCGGAGGATGAAGAGTACACTTACAGGGAAGTGATGTTGCCGTCGTTGATTCCGATGGTGCCCGAGCcggagttagagagagagagcggagagaggagaagaggcaGAGATGTGATCGTATCCGTTGATCATGGTCCCAATAGCAAACACGCCTTTGATTGGGCTCTTGTTCATTTCTGTCGTCTCGCCGATACTCTTCACCTTGTTCACGCCGTCTCAa GTGTTAAGAACGATGTTGTGTATGAGACGAGCCAAGCCCTGCTGGAGAAACTTGCTGTTGAGGCGTTTCAAGTTGCCATG gtGAAGTGTGTGGCTCGTGTTATTGAAGGCGATGCTGGTAAAGTAATTTGCAAGGAAGCAGAGAGACTTAAGCCTGCGGCTGTGATTATGGGTACACGAGGCCGGAGCTTAGTAAGAag CGTGCTACAAGGAAGCGTTAGCGAGTATTGTTTCCACAATTGCAAATCCGCTCCCGTCATTATTGTTCCTGGGACAG AAGCTGGAGATGAGTCGATTGTAGACTGGAAACGATCAGGGGATCTAAAAGACTAA